From Pelotomaculum isophthalicicum JI:
GTAATGCAGTCCCCGTCGCAGCGCATGTCCGCGCTATATTGCCTGTGTTTGCCGGTATTTCCGGCTCCACCAGTACTATGTGCAAGAGTGCCTGTCCTCCTTTGGCTGATATTCACAAAATTCTACTAAATGACAATTGCCGCAAGCCGGTCTCCTTGCTAAGCAGACTTTTCGCCCGTGAGCAATCAAACGATGGTGTGCCGCCATACGCTGATGGGGCGGAATATGTCCAGCCAGTTCTTCCTCCACTTTTCTGGGATTGCTTGCCCTTGATAATCCCAAGCGGTGAGCTATACGGTGGACATGGGTGTCTACTGGTAGTGCGCTACTCCCATAGATCACACCTGATACAACACCGGCGGTTTTACTCCCTACTCCGGGGAGCGATTCAAGTTCGCTTCTGTTTCGCGGCACTGTGCCACCGTAACGTTTTACCAGTTCACGGGAAGCTTCTATGATATACTTGCTTTTATTGCGGTATAATCCGCATCCTTTGATTTCCTCCGCGAGATCCTCTTGAGACAACGCCGCGAATTCCTGAGGAGTATTATATTTTTTGAACAGCCTGGCGGTAACCCGGTTTACCTGTTTGTCAGCACATTGGGCTGATAAAATAGCGGCAACCATTAGCTCAAAAGGCGTTTTATAAATCAAAGCGGTACCCGCGTCAGGATAAACTGTTGCCAGGATATTCAATATCTTGCCTATTTTTTCTTTCTTATTCATCGGACAAACCTTTATCATCAAAATATTATCTTAAGATTCCACCCTATTTTATTTCGCCAATAAATGTCCGTGAGCTGAAAAATCTACAACAAATGCCACTTCCAATGCTAAACTGTAATTTAAAAATTATTTTTAACTTAAATATCGTAAATAAACCCTTTTCGTCCGGGCAATAATAAAAAAAGCTTTTAGGTTAATTTTATAATGTTACAAAGCTTTTGCAAGGCTTATTATTTTAAATGGGGGGACAAAAATCCATGAGTGTTTTGTTTCCATGGCTTTTTTGGGTTTTGATACTGGTGGCGGCGGTTGTTTTTTTATGGCCATTAAGACGCACGCGCACCGCCAATAAAAATGAATACGAAAACCTATCACCTCCTTTGTTTAATGAGGAGTTTTCTGAAGAGTTGAATCCGCCGGCTGCATTATCTTCGCATCAGCTTCAGCGCCCACCAGAACCTGAACTGCCTCATTGTTACGGAATTGACCGGATGGTTCTTCTAGCACGTGACCCGCACTGGCTTTTTGCCTATTGGGAAATCACTGCAACCAAACAAGACGAATTTACAAATAATTACGGGCCTGAAGCATGGTCGGCAACCCATCCGGTTTTAAGAATATATGATATCACAGGCATCGACTTCAACGGTAAAAATGCGCTCGGTTATACAGACATCCATATAAGTGAGAGCGCCGACAATTGGTATGTTCAGGTAGGGAAACCAGACCGTTCATTCTGCGTGGATCTAGGCAGGATGTTCCCGGACGGCCGTTTTATAACTTTATTGAGGTCCAACGCTGTTACAACTCCACGGGCTTCACTTTCTGATCGTCTGGACGAAGAATGGATGTGGATTGAAGGTTTGTACCGTACCATTGGCAAGTTCCAATTCGGTACCAGTTCGCCGATGATTATTGAAGAACTCGCCATGCGTTCAGCTGCTTTACCCCTTGGCATAAGTTCACCAGGCCTTAACAATGACAAATAGAAAATGATGTTAATTTTGAACACTTTTAAATTCTGAAAGGAGCAAGTTAATGCCTAAAGGTTATCTATGTTTAGTATTGCACGCGCACCTGCCGTTTGTACGCCACCCTGAACATGAAAATTTTTTAGAAGAAAAATGGCTTTACGAAGCTATTACAGAAACATATATTCCATTAATTCATGTTTTTGAACGCCTAATTGAAGATAATGTAAAGTTCCGGGTGACACTTACCCTCTCTCCACCTCTGCTCTCAATGTTTACGGACCCGCTCCTTCAGGAGCGCTATGTCCGTCATCTGGCAAAACTTATCGAACTGGCGGATAAAGAGGAAGGCCGCACATACGGAAGCCCGTTTCATGAAACTGCGTTAATGTATAAAAAACGTTTCCAGGAAGCTATGTTCACTTTTTGTGATCGTTATAACCGCAACCTGGTTACTGCCTTCAAAGACTTTCAAGACAAAGGAAGAATTGAACTTATCACCTGTGCAGCCACGCACGGCTATTTGCCATTTATGATGCTTTATCCAGAGGCGATCAAAGGCCAGATAAAAACTGCCGTTGACTTGCATACCCGCCATCTGGGCAAGCCGCCGGCAGGGATTTGGCTGCCGGAGTGCGCTTATGCTCCCGGTGTTGATGAAATATTAAAAGAATGCGGCCTAAAGTTCTTCTTCACCGACTCTCACGGAGTGCTTTATGCTTCACACAGGCCGCGTTTTGGCATTTTCGCGCCGATATATTGTCCATCCGGGGTAGCTGCCTTTGGTAGAGATATTGAATCTTCTAAACAGGTTTGGAGCACCCAGGAAGGTTATCCCGGCGACTATGACTACCGCGAGTTCTACCGGGATATTGGCTACGATCTTGGTCTTGACTATATCGGACCTTATATCCATCCAGACGGGATTAGAATTCACACCGGAATTAAATATCACAAAATCACAGGCAAGGTGGATTTAAGTCAAAAACAGCCTTATAATCCCAGGCAGGCCGATGAAAAAGCAGCTTTACACGCGGGTAATTTTATGTTTAACCGTCAACATCAAATATACTATCTTGCAAATTTGATGGATCGGCCGCCTATCATTGTAGCGCCATATGACGCAGAGCTTTTTGGACACTGGTGGTTTGAGGGGCCGAAATGGCTTGATTACCTCATTCGTAAAATAGCCTTTGATCAGGATGTCGTTGAAATGGCAACTCCAAGTGACTACCTGCAGAATTTTCCTTGCAATCAGGTTGCCACACCTTGTTCATCGAGTTGGGGCAATAAAGGCTATCACGAGGTTTGGCTGTGTGGCGCCAATGATTGGATTTACCGTCACTTGCATATCGCGGCTGAAAGGATGACATCACTTGCCAATAAATACAGTAACGCCAGAGGGTTGCACCGGCGGGCATTAAATCAGGCGGCACGTGAATTCCTTCTAGCGCAGAGCAGCGATTGGGCTTTTATAATGAGTACCGGCACTATGGTTGAATATGCCGTTAAACGCACAAAATATCACTTGTTGAATTTCTTTCAGCTACAAAAAGAAATTCAGGGCAACTGTATTAACGAAGACAATTTACAATACCTGGAGTATAAAAATAATATATTTCCAGACATTGATTAT
This genomic window contains:
- the nth gene encoding endonuclease III gives rise to the protein MNKKEKIGKILNILATVYPDAGTALIYKTPFELMVAAILSAQCADKQVNRVTARLFKKYNTPQEFAALSQEDLAEEIKGCGLYRNKSKYIIEASRELVKRYGGTVPRNRSELESLPGVGSKTAGVVSGVIYGSSALPVDTHVHRIAHRLGLSRASNPRKVEEELAGHIPPHQRMAAHHRLIAHGRKVCLARRPACGNCHLVEFCEYQPKEDRHSCT
- a CDS encoding glycoside hydrolase family 57 protein, producing MPKGYLCLVLHAHLPFVRHPEHENFLEEKWLYEAITETYIPLIHVFERLIEDNVKFRVTLTLSPPLLSMFTDPLLQERYVRHLAKLIELADKEEGRTYGSPFHETALMYKKRFQEAMFTFCDRYNRNLVTAFKDFQDKGRIELITCAATHGYLPFMMLYPEAIKGQIKTAVDLHTRHLGKPPAGIWLPECAYAPGVDEILKECGLKFFFTDSHGVLYASHRPRFGIFAPIYCPSGVAAFGRDIESSKQVWSTQEGYPGDYDYREFYRDIGYDLGLDYIGPYIHPDGIRIHTGIKYHKITGKVDLSQKQPYNPRQADEKAALHAGNFMFNRQHQIYYLANLMDRPPIIVAPYDAELFGHWWFEGPKWLDYLIRKIAFDQDVVEMATPSDYLQNFPCNQVATPCSSSWGNKGYHEVWLCGANDWIYRHLHIAAERMTSLANKYSNARGLHRRALNQAAREFLLAQSSDWAFIMSTGTMVEYAVKRTKYHLLNFFQLQKEIQGNCINEDNLQYLEYKNNIFPDIDYNWYANRTELPKAASL
- a CDS encoding DUF4912 domain-containing protein, with amino-acid sequence MSVLFPWLFWVLILVAAVVFLWPLRRTRTANKNEYENLSPPLFNEEFSEELNPPAALSSHQLQRPPEPELPHCYGIDRMVLLARDPHWLFAYWEITATKQDEFTNNYGPEAWSATHPVLRIYDITGIDFNGKNALGYTDIHISESADNWYVQVGKPDRSFCVDLGRMFPDGRFITLLRSNAVTTPRASLSDRLDEEWMWIEGLYRTIGKFQFGTSSPMIIEELAMRSAALPLGISSPGLNNDK